The following coding sequences are from one Paenibacillus sp. JDR-2 window:
- a CDS encoding response regulator transcription factor, with protein sequence MIRVLIVDDDKLARKGFISIMPWSNHDMVVVGEAANGAKALEFMEQHEVDLMFVDLSMPVMSGMELLQVTRQRFPGLRSVILSFHEEFENVQTAYRMGVLDYISKVRLESEDDEQILKRIQLQMTGAATQQPSGQPPSALNPAHAPEQDVRTQEEEGWSGLEREWRANYWLYNESVFQRLCKQTAQAKVSFRRLEGLFMRVLSQLETDLGLQAELGSDAADVRSAVEWMRDFRKRVYAQVAATTDFTNTTTSILKAVLFIREQASGTLHAEGVADHVHMSRSYFSQCFKRLTGSTFNDYLKQERIRSAERLLCETNQSIAWVAHAVGYNDSKYFSQLFYEQTRLLPSEFRAQFIGGKIDYN encoded by the coding sequence GTGATTCGCGTATTAATCGTTGACGATGACAAGCTTGCCCGCAAAGGCTTCATTTCCATTATGCCGTGGTCCAATCATGACATGGTTGTCGTTGGAGAGGCGGCGAACGGCGCGAAGGCGCTTGAGTTCATGGAGCAGCATGAGGTGGATCTCATGTTCGTCGATTTGTCCATGCCCGTCATGTCGGGCATGGAGCTGCTTCAGGTGACGAGGCAGAGATTCCCGGGTCTTCGCTCCGTTATTCTGTCGTTTCATGAGGAATTCGAGAATGTGCAGACCGCTTACCGCATGGGCGTGCTCGATTATATATCCAAGGTGCGTCTGGAATCGGAGGATGACGAGCAAATTTTGAAAAGGATTCAGCTGCAGATGACAGGAGCGGCAACGCAACAACCGTCCGGCCAGCCTCCATCGGCCTTGAATCCGGCGCACGCGCCCGAGCAAGACGTCCGTACGCAGGAGGAGGAAGGCTGGAGCGGGCTGGAGCGGGAATGGCGCGCTAACTACTGGCTCTACAATGAATCGGTCTTTCAGAGGCTATGCAAGCAGACCGCGCAAGCCAAGGTATCCTTCCGCCGTCTGGAAGGGTTGTTTATGCGCGTATTGTCTCAGCTCGAGACCGATCTCGGGCTCCAAGCCGAGCTAGGCTCCGATGCGGCCGATGTCCGCTCGGCGGTCGAATGGATGCGCGATTTCAGGAAGCGCGTATATGCCCAAGTGGCGGCAACCACCGATTTTACCAATACGACAACAAGCATTCTGAAGGCGGTACTGTTCATTCGCGAGCAGGCTTCGGGTACGCTGCACGCCGAAGGTGTCGCCGATCACGTGCACATGAGCCGCAGCTATTTCAGCCAATGCTTCAAGAGGCTGACAGGCTCGACGTTTAACGATTATTTGAAGCAAGAGCGGATCAGATCCGCCGAGCGCCTGCTATGCGAGACGAATCAGTCCATCGCGTGGGTTGCCCATGCGGTAGGCTACAACGACTCCAAATATTTCTCCCAGCTTTTCTATGAGCAGACCCGTCTCTTGCCGTCCGAGTTCCGCGCGCAATTCATAGGGGGGAAGATTGATTACAATTAA
- a CDS encoding extracellular solute-binding protein — protein MKRNMALMLSAALLGVSLTACSSSNDSSNNNVKASSSPEASSNATSSESPALSGDDLAFSKFPKPVDVHIGMVVDPTDKTLPEGDSVSNNQYTRYLKDKYNINVIVDWTAATGNDFKQKVSLTIASGKLPDGMVVDDRSFMTKAASSGLLYDIGDLFDQYASKQVKDIMASTEGRAMENASYKGKMVSLPNITVDTDGVHVMWIRKDWLDKLSLPVPKTTADLEKTAKAFMDNKLGGDKTIGIAGPSKNSFPYSTFLVSSNNMAGFDPIFGAMDAYPGYWLDNGDGTVSYGTTSENTKKTLALLADWYKKGLIDPEVGTRDNTGDPINANQTGIFFGPWWAGGYGNGDSFKNDPTANWQAYPVYSDDGKWNTHMKTTGSTYTVISKNAKPDVVKAILIMNNALVRDEATFDLSVAVGWYPLRNVMAAANETEYEYTELMKVLKGETEPESYNVPNSLYKLMYADAKKVRDVVKPPYDELGVTNYSTANFGDFQRLYSLLIGDRPFATTPIDKKVYSVTYNQTPTMETKWANLKKMEDETVLKIILGQASLDSFDKFVKDWKAQGGDEITAEVAELLKK, from the coding sequence ATGAAAAGGAATATGGCATTAATGCTTTCTGCTGCATTGCTAGGTGTAAGCTTGACAGCATGTTCTTCTTCCAATGATTCATCAAACAACAATGTGAAAGCGTCTTCAAGCCCTGAGGCAAGTTCTAATGCAACAAGCTCCGAGAGTCCCGCATTGTCCGGGGATGACCTCGCCTTCTCGAAATTCCCCAAACCCGTTGACGTTCACATCGGCATGGTGGTGGACCCGACGGACAAAACGCTGCCGGAAGGCGACAGCGTAAGCAACAACCAATATACGCGTTACTTGAAAGACAAGTACAACATCAACGTGATCGTGGATTGGACTGCCGCTACCGGCAACGACTTCAAGCAAAAGGTCAGCCTGACGATCGCATCGGGCAAGCTGCCTGACGGCATGGTGGTCGACGACCGCTCCTTCATGACGAAAGCCGCAAGTTCAGGGCTGCTGTACGATATTGGCGATCTTTTTGATCAATACGCGTCCAAACAGGTTAAAGATATTATGGCAAGTACCGAAGGCCGCGCCATGGAGAACGCCAGCTACAAAGGCAAAATGGTGTCGCTACCGAACATTACGGTAGACACCGACGGCGTACACGTGATGTGGATCCGCAAGGACTGGCTCGATAAGCTGAGTCTGCCGGTGCCGAAGACGACTGCCGATCTCGAGAAAACAGCTAAAGCGTTTATGGATAACAAGCTGGGCGGGGACAAAACCATTGGTATTGCCGGCCCATCCAAAAACTCGTTCCCGTATTCCACGTTCCTGGTCTCTTCCAACAATATGGCTGGATTTGACCCGATCTTCGGTGCGATGGATGCTTATCCGGGCTACTGGCTCGACAATGGCGACGGTACGGTATCGTACGGAACAACATCCGAAAATACGAAGAAAACATTGGCTTTGCTGGCCGATTGGTATAAAAAAGGTCTTATCGACCCTGAGGTGGGTACCCGCGATAACACGGGGGATCCGATCAACGCGAACCAGACGGGTATTTTCTTCGGACCATGGTGGGCCGGCGGTTACGGCAACGGGGACTCCTTCAAGAACGACCCGACGGCCAACTGGCAGGCTTATCCGGTCTACTCCGATGACGGCAAATGGAATACGCATATGAAAACAACGGGCAGCACGTACACCGTTATCAGCAAAAATGCCAAGCCGGACGTTGTTAAAGCCATTCTGATCATGAACAATGCCCTTGTGCGTGATGAAGCAACCTTCGACCTGTCCGTTGCGGTGGGTTGGTATCCGCTCCGTAACGTAATGGCTGCGGCGAACGAAACGGAATACGAGTATACCGAATTGATGAAAGTTCTGAAAGGCGAGACGGAACCTGAATCTTACAACGTACCGAACAGCTTGTACAAACTGATGTATGCCGATGCGAAAAAAGTAAGAGACGTCGTTAAACCGCCGTATGACGAACTGGGCGTGACTAATTACAGCACGGCTAACTTCGGCGACTTCCAGCGACTCTATTCTCTCTTGATCGGTGACCGTCCGTTTGCAACAACTCCAATCGACAAAAAGGTCTACAGCGTGACTTACAACCAGACCCCAACGATGGAAACCAAATGGGCGAACCTGAAGAAGATGGAGGATGAGACGGTTCTGAAGATCATCCTTGGCCAAGCGTCGCTCGACTCCTTCGATAAGTTCGTGAAGGACTGGAAAGCGCAAGGCGGAGATGAGATTACGGCGGAAGTTGCAGAGCTCTTGAAGAAATAA
- a CDS encoding iron ABC transporter permease: MTVFLIALLALLASMFLAISYGAKELTLSTIWTAVFHYDADLTAHQVIHELRLPRVIGAAVVGAAFAVAGALMQGVTRNPLADTGILGVNAGATCVVALCFAFLPNMPYLGLIGCSFLGALLCTLFIFGMGIRLPGGLTPLRLTIAGSVVAAMLGAISTGIAIYYDLSQDLAFWFSGGVSGVKWLHLKLLVPIILSTLILSFALSRNISLLALGEEVGVNLGGRIKQTRILAITACVILAGVSVSAAGSVSFVGLIIPHISRKLVGVDYRAIIPLSAILGATLLVMADLAARMVNPPREFALSAMVALLGVPYFLYVARKEKRNL; encoded by the coding sequence ATCACCGTTTTTTTAATAGCTTTATTGGCTCTGCTAGCTTCTATGTTCCTGGCCATCTCTTACGGAGCGAAGGAATTAACCCTGTCGACCATATGGACAGCCGTTTTTCATTATGATGCCGACTTGACTGCGCACCAGGTTATACACGAGCTGCGTCTTCCCCGAGTAATTGGGGCGGCCGTTGTAGGTGCGGCATTCGCAGTGGCTGGGGCCCTGATGCAAGGGGTGACGCGTAACCCGCTTGCGGATACGGGGATCTTGGGCGTAAATGCGGGTGCAACCTGCGTTGTTGCTCTTTGTTTTGCCTTTTTGCCGAACATGCCGTATCTGGGGCTTATCGGATGCTCTTTCTTGGGAGCTTTGCTGTGCACCCTCTTCATATTCGGAATGGGCATCCGATTACCAGGCGGACTAACGCCGCTGCGGCTGACGATTGCCGGATCCGTAGTAGCCGCCATGCTGGGAGCGATAAGCACCGGCATTGCGATCTATTATGATCTTAGCCAGGATCTTGCGTTCTGGTTCTCGGGCGGAGTATCCGGCGTAAAATGGCTTCATTTGAAGCTTCTTGTGCCGATCATTCTGTCTACCTTGATTCTTTCGTTTGCGCTGAGCAGGAACATTTCTTTACTCGCGTTAGGCGAAGAGGTCGGGGTTAATCTAGGGGGGCGTATCAAGCAGACCAGGATATTGGCTATTACCGCGTGTGTTATTCTTGCCGGTGTATCGGTATCTGCAGCTGGTTCGGTATCCTTCGTGGGGCTTATCATCCCCCACATATCCCGGAAGCTGGTTGGCGTAGATTATCGGGCTATTATTCCGTTGTCCGCTATATTGGGCGCAACGCTGCTTGTCATGGCCGATTTGGCGGCCAGGATGGTGAATCCGCCAAGAGAATTTGCGTTAAGCGCAATGGTAGCGCTGCTTGGCGTTCCTTACTTTTTATACGTGGCCCGAAAAGAGAAGAGGAATTTGTAA
- a CDS encoding sensor histidine kinase: MRGKRLFKSPGTAYKKPGILSMLRNRFLFSSLRKRIMVLLTIGFVGCAILMASVSYNAIYTMQHDKIKTSMAFDLYQQTTKQNQMYNNLLQVTQQMTPEGTVGHLMETYVSTADIYSQRLLSRDISYNIGLITFSNPAMQLVMYYNEANGQAALTNLPVRADFKLESLPDVAGMGELRYQSPHKSLCRFSDDLVVSVTREVTFSDGTKLVVYVEAKTDIPTDMSSVTESLKMPYSLVFTDPEGYVTYSSNEAAFKAGQHLELKGQSGTTDEYVWNRMTGDYGYDITMLLPVSYYNHELYTWKNHMYWILAIALLMMFMLTLVLRRLINRPFRLIEKEMRTFGKGYMGTTQYHTGIDEFDRIFDQFNIMKRQIQKLIIDVEQKEKRRHQLEIEKLAYQINPHFLMNTLNSVRWLAVMHKQEEIEKFISSLIILLNYNLGKSEEKATFRSEIQVMRTYLELQQMRHDFEVKLDIAEGTYLDSPVARFILQPIVENAVCHGLDDNGMLEISVVPDEAAQMVRITIRDDGKGLSQETLALLQRDTPDQQQTGWGIGLRYVRSMLESSYGHKARMGIDSTPNQGTTVTLTLPFLEQRKERAM; this comes from the coding sequence TTGCGAGGCAAACGCTTGTTTAAGTCACCCGGAACGGCTTATAAGAAACCCGGCATCCTGTCCATGCTGCGCAACCGGTTTTTGTTCTCCTCCCTTCGCAAGCGCATTATGGTGTTATTGACTATCGGCTTTGTAGGCTGCGCCATTCTGATGGCCTCCGTCTCCTACAATGCGATTTACACGATGCAGCACGATAAAATCAAAACCTCTATGGCATTTGATCTGTACCAGCAAACAACCAAGCAGAATCAAATGTACAATAACCTGCTCCAGGTTACCCAACAGATGACGCCGGAAGGCACGGTCGGCCATCTGATGGAGACGTACGTCTCCACCGCGGACATTTATAGTCAGCGTCTTCTCTCGCGCGATATCTCCTATAACATTGGTTTAATTACGTTCTCGAACCCGGCTATGCAGCTGGTGATGTACTATAACGAAGCAAACGGACAAGCCGCTTTAACGAATCTGCCGGTGCGCGCGGACTTTAAGCTTGAATCCTTGCCGGATGTTGCCGGTATGGGGGAGCTGAGATACCAGTCCCCGCATAAATCCCTATGCCGGTTCAGCGATGACCTGGTGGTCTCCGTCACCCGGGAAGTTACCTTTTCGGACGGAACCAAGCTTGTTGTCTACGTGGAAGCCAAGACCGATATTCCGACGGATATGAGCTCGGTTACCGAGAGTTTGAAAATGCCGTATTCGCTTGTGTTTACCGATCCCGAAGGTTACGTGACCTATAGCAGCAACGAGGCTGCATTCAAAGCGGGCCAGCACCTGGAGCTTAAGGGTCAATCGGGCACGACGGACGAATACGTCTGGAACCGGATGACCGGTGATTACGGCTATGACATTACGATGCTTCTGCCGGTCTCTTATTACAACCATGAGCTTTACACGTGGAAAAATCATATGTATTGGATTCTCGCCATCGCCCTCCTGATGATGTTTATGCTTACGCTGGTGCTGCGGCGGCTCATTAACCGGCCGTTCCGTCTGATCGAGAAGGAGATGAGGACGTTTGGCAAAGGATACATGGGAACCACGCAGTATCATACGGGAATCGACGAATTCGACCGGATTTTCGACCAGTTCAACATTATGAAGCGGCAGATTCAGAAGCTCATTATCGACGTGGAGCAGAAGGAAAAGCGCCGGCATCAGCTGGAGATCGAAAAGCTCGCCTACCAGATTAACCCGCATTTCTTGATGAATACGCTTAATTCGGTGCGTTGGCTGGCGGTTATGCATAAGCAGGAAGAAATCGAGAAGTTTATCTCCTCGCTTATTATTCTGCTGAACTACAACCTGGGCAAATCCGAGGAAAAAGCGACTTTCCGATCAGAAATTCAGGTCATGAGAACCTATCTGGAGCTGCAGCAGATGCGGCATGATTTCGAAGTGAAGCTGGATATTGCCGAAGGGACTTATCTGGACAGCCCGGTCGCAAGGTTTATCCTGCAGCCTATCGTGGAAAATGCCGTCTGTCACGGCCTCGATGACAACGGTATGCTGGAAATCAGCGTTGTGCCCGATGAGGCGGCGCAGATGGTGCGCATTACGATCCGCGACGACGGCAAGGGGCTTAGCCAGGAGACCCTGGCCTTGCTGCAGCGCGACACGCCCGACCAGCAGCAGACGGGCTGGGGAATTGGACTCCGTTATGTCCGCTCCATGCTGGAATCCTCTTATGGCCATAAAGCCCGTATGGGTATAGATAGCACGCCAAATCAGGGCACGACGGTTACGTTAACCCTTCCTTTTCTCGAACAACGAAAGGAGAGAGCCATGTGA
- a CDS encoding ABC transporter permease, with translation MRKLGHQKHYYLMLLPGMVWLVMFSIVPMFGILMAFQNYNPGSGLFKSEWVGLENFKYMFQLNDSKTVIRNTLIIAVGKIVLNLIVPLVFAILLNELRNLRYKKLVQTVVYLPHFLSWVIMSTIVIGIFGYYGVVNTVFGYFGADPKLFMADAGIFRQLIVGTDVWKEFGYNAIIYLAALTGVNPNLYEAAAIDGANRWQLIRHVTLPALITTVVLLGVLSLGNVLNANFDQVYNLYNPLVYSTGDVLDTWVYRLGLQNLQFSLATAAGLFKSVISFVLIYISYRLAYRYADYTIF, from the coding sequence ATGAGGAAATTAGGCCATCAGAAGCACTATTATTTGATGCTGCTGCCGGGTATGGTCTGGCTTGTCATGTTCAGTATTGTGCCTATGTTCGGGATTCTGATGGCATTTCAGAATTATAATCCGGGAAGCGGGCTGTTCAAATCCGAGTGGGTTGGACTTGAGAACTTCAAGTATATGTTTCAGCTGAATGACAGTAAAACCGTAATCAGGAACACCTTAATTATTGCCGTAGGAAAAATCGTGCTTAATCTGATTGTCCCGCTTGTCTTTGCTATATTGCTGAACGAGCTTCGCAACCTGCGGTACAAGAAGCTGGTTCAGACGGTTGTTTATCTGCCGCACTTTCTGTCATGGGTTATCATGTCCACCATTGTTATCGGAATCTTCGGCTATTATGGCGTTGTAAATACAGTCTTCGGTTATTTCGGAGCGGATCCCAAGCTGTTTATGGCGGATGCGGGAATCTTTCGGCAGCTGATCGTAGGCACGGACGTCTGGAAGGAATTCGGATATAACGCGATTATCTATCTGGCGGCACTTACGGGCGTCAATCCTAATCTGTACGAAGCGGCCGCTATCGACGGGGCCAATCGTTGGCAGTTAATCCGGCATGTCACGCTTCCGGCACTGATCACTACGGTCGTCCTGTTAGGGGTCTTAAGTCTTGGCAACGTGCTTAACGCAAACTTTGATCAGGTCTATAACTTGTATAACCCGCTTGTGTATTCGACGGGAGATGTTTTGGATACTTGGGTCTACCGGCTAGGCTTGCAAAATCTTCAATTCTCGCTGGCGACGGCGGCTGGTTTATTCAAGTCGGTCATTAGCTTTGTGCTGATTTATATCTCTTATCGTCTGGCCTATCGTTATGCCGATTACACGATATTCTAA
- a CDS encoding carbohydrate ABC transporter permease, translating into MVRNTTLGSRAFDIANIILLGLLVISCVYPLWYTFCVSISEKSAANAGLVTIYPIGFSLTPYKEIINDSMFFNAFWISIQRTVLGTSFALLMTVLMAYPLARPQKDFKTRNIFMWILVFCMLFSGGLIPWYLTIQNYHLIDSIWALVLGGGVPVFDVILIMNFFRNLPKELNEAAVVDGAGPWSVLFRVYVPCSIPVLAAVALFISVYHWNEFFNGLVLSNTQSSYPLQTYIQQLVVNIPVGTNLTPEQYKKLSELSNRTLNSAKVFIAMVPMLVVYPFLQKYFVSGIMLGAVKE; encoded by the coding sequence GTGGTCAGGAATACAACATTAGGTTCACGGGCGTTTGATATTGCGAATATCATCCTTCTCGGGCTGCTCGTTATAAGCTGCGTTTATCCGCTGTGGTACACCTTCTGTGTATCCATCTCCGAGAAATCCGCCGCTAACGCGGGTCTGGTAACGATTTACCCGATCGGCTTCTCTTTGACGCCGTATAAGGAAATTATTAACGACAGCATGTTCTTTAACGCTTTCTGGATTTCGATCCAGCGTACCGTGCTTGGCACAAGCTTCGCCCTGCTGATGACGGTATTAATGGCTTATCCTCTGGCACGACCGCAGAAGGATTTCAAAACGCGCAATATATTCATGTGGATCCTGGTCTTCTGCATGTTGTTTAGCGGCGGCCTGATTCCATGGTATCTTACCATTCAGAATTATCACCTGATCGATTCGATCTGGGCGCTGGTGCTAGGCGGCGGGGTACCGGTATTCGACGTGATCCTGATCATGAACTTCTTCCGCAATCTGCCGAAGGAGCTGAATGAAGCGGCGGTTGTCGACGGAGCGGGTCCGTGGTCGGTTCTGTTCCGGGTCTATGTCCCATGCTCGATCCCCGTGCTGGCTGCGGTAGCGTTGTTCATCAGCGTCTACCACTGGAACGAGTTCTTTAACGGCTTGGTGCTGAGTAACACGCAGTCCAGCTATCCGCTTCAGACCTATATCCAGCAGCTTGTCGTTAACATTCCGGTTGGCACGAACTTGACGCCGGAGCAGTACAAGAAGCTGTCCGAGCTGTCCAACCGGACGCTTAATTCGGCCAAGGTATTTATCGCCATGGTGCCGATGCTGGTCGTTTATCCCTTCCTGCAGAAATACTTCGTATCCGGCATTATGCTGGGCGCCGTAAAAGAGTAA
- a CDS encoding FecCD family ABC transporter permease has translation MGLKTWRFGNKRAGRALFAGMVLMTICVVVLLFSLNTGTIKLSPMQVLRTLLGLGTAKEETVLFDYRMPRILITMLAGIGLGISGSILQGIFRNPLADPGVVGLNAGSAVGLVIFVSFFQSLEAMSALLIPLFTFSGALLTAILIGLLSYERNQSLQPARVILVGIAVAAGLSALTLFLSLRLDSETYTFAARWLVGNVWSRSWVHVIALLPWIVGFGIYAQLQARSLNALALGDETVISIGLSLQRKRIGLLIAAVSISSASVAMAGGIGFIGFVAPHLARRLVGVSHQYVIPISGMLGLVILVLADTAGRTLFLPSQIPAGVLVAAIGAPYFLYLLLRKS, from the coding sequence ATGGGTTTGAAAACATGGCGCTTCGGAAATAAACGGGCGGGCCGCGCACTGTTCGCAGGGATGGTCCTGATGACCATCTGCGTGGTGGTCCTTTTATTCAGTTTAAACACGGGTACGATAAAGCTGTCGCCTATGCAAGTACTAAGGACATTGTTAGGACTTGGTACGGCAAAGGAAGAGACCGTGTTGTTTGATTACCGGATGCCTAGGATCTTAATCACGATGCTGGCAGGGATCGGGCTTGGAATCTCCGGTTCGATTCTGCAGGGCATTTTTCGGAATCCGCTCGCAGATCCCGGTGTTGTAGGACTTAATGCCGGATCGGCTGTTGGACTTGTTATATTTGTCTCCTTCTTCCAATCGCTTGAAGCGATGTCGGCGCTGCTCATCCCGTTGTTTACTTTTAGCGGAGCGCTGCTCACGGCTATATTGATTGGTCTGCTCTCTTACGAGCGTAATCAAAGCCTGCAGCCGGCGCGGGTTATTCTCGTTGGGATTGCGGTTGCGGCCGGATTAAGCGCATTAACCTTATTCCTATCGCTTCGGCTTGACTCGGAGACTTATACCTTCGCGGCGAGATGGCTAGTCGGAAATGTATGGAGCCGATCCTGGGTTCATGTGATTGCCTTGCTTCCGTGGATTGTTGGCTTTGGCATCTACGCCCAGCTGCAAGCGAGAAGCTTAAACGCGCTGGCTTTAGGCGACGAGACCGTAATTAGCATCGGCTTGTCGCTTCAACGCAAGCGGATCGGGCTGCTTATCGCGGCAGTGTCCATCTCGAGCGCAAGCGTTGCAATGGCAGGCGGGATTGGGTTTATCGGGTTTGTAGCGCCGCATTTGGCCCGGCGTCTGGTGGGCGTCTCGCACCAATACGTGATTCCTATCTCCGGCATGCTGGGTTTGGTTATTCTCGTCCTGGCCGATACGGCGGGGAGAACCCTGTTCCTTCCCAGCCAGATTCCGGCCGGCGTACTAGTTGCCGCTATTGGCGCACCGTATTTCCTCTATTTATTGCTAAGGAAATCTTAA
- a CDS encoding helix-turn-helix domain-containing protein, which yields MEQFDLMNTIIEIGEVTYLFESEDWRLEPQEITKPTFLFFEKIQGTFILNGVPIQLNRKSSFMLEPGMTIEAQSVGGQEVKLYRITFELFQLSEKSASHRMYELASFPVTGSIQQDQYQIQKLVFVIAEETTEGKRDASSGRSDSKRAELQMYELLELLLGSTPAVSPGGDKRAIQKTIPYMHRAYDSDITLEMLADMAGMHPSYYSQMFKQELNMSPITFLTRIRMNRAKEELLLTGRKMGEIASRVGYKDSFYFSRRFKEYTGCAPTMYKEWPKPSIISLSYAYTDHLLTLGITPVAAQVYKEIPNTTRTLALPFHGSDVWQVSRQTFLEAKPDLVIGKDNVTSKARELIGDLAPIVTIPWGTLPVFEHLRKIGETVNRAEAADAWLAQHERRVLDARRHVKAAIGNATVTICVVGDYGIRIYGNRNIGHVFYESLELSMPPRLKQDMEEHAGAKLFNWKAISADQLMEYDSDYLLVVLRSGVMARENWRQLATHSGYLQHKAVRRNRVHFLDWDRWVVYAPMSIDNQLDEAVERLTGMH from the coding sequence ATGGAACAGTTTGATCTTATGAATACGATTATCGAAATCGGAGAAGTAACGTATTTGTTTGAATCCGAGGACTGGCGGCTGGAGCCGCAGGAGATAACAAAACCGACTTTTCTGTTTTTCGAAAAAATTCAGGGGACTTTTATATTGAACGGAGTACCTATTCAACTAAACCGCAAGAGCTCGTTTATGCTCGAGCCGGGCATGACGATAGAAGCACAAAGCGTCGGCGGTCAGGAAGTGAAGCTATATCGCATTACCTTCGAGCTGTTTCAATTATCGGAGAAATCGGCCTCGCATAGAATGTACGAGCTGGCTTCTTTCCCGGTAACCGGCAGTATTCAGCAGGACCAGTACCAGATCCAGAAGCTTGTCTTTGTAATCGCCGAGGAAACCACTGAAGGAAAACGGGATGCGTCATCCGGCAGGTCAGACAGCAAACGGGCTGAGCTGCAGATGTATGAGCTGCTTGAGCTGCTGCTTGGAAGCACCCCGGCCGTGTCGCCTGGCGGCGATAAGCGGGCGATCCAGAAAACCATCCCCTACATGCATCGCGCCTATGATTCCGATATTACGCTCGAGATGCTGGCCGATATGGCCGGGATGCATCCCTCTTACTATTCGCAGATGTTTAAGCAGGAGCTTAATATGTCTCCGATTACTTTCCTTACCCGGATCCGGATGAATCGTGCCAAGGAGGAGCTGCTTCTGACTGGGCGGAAAATGGGTGAGATCGCCAGCCGGGTAGGCTATAAGGATTCCTTTTATTTCAGCCGAAGGTTTAAGGAATATACGGGCTGCGCGCCAACGATGTACAAGGAGTGGCCTAAGCCCAGCATCATTTCCTTGTCGTATGCTTATACGGATCATCTGCTTACGCTTGGCATTACGCCGGTTGCCGCCCAGGTTTATAAGGAAATACCGAATACGACCAGAACGTTGGCTTTGCCTTTTCACGGCTCCGATGTATGGCAGGTCAGCCGTCAGACTTTCCTGGAAGCGAAGCCTGATCTCGTTATCGGCAAGGACAACGTAACTTCGAAGGCCCGGGAATTAATCGGCGATTTGGCTCCGATAGTTACGATTCCGTGGGGCACGCTTCCTGTATTCGAGCATCTTCGCAAAATCGGAGAAACCGTTAATCGGGCTGAGGCGGCTGATGCATGGCTGGCGCAGCATGAGCGGCGGGTGTTGGATGCGCGCAGACATGTGAAAGCCGCCATAGGGAATGCCACGGTTACCATCTGCGTAGTTGGCGACTACGGAATACGCATATACGGCAATCGTAATATAGGACATGTATTTTATGAGTCGCTTGAATTGTCCATGCCTCCACGTCTCAAGCAGGATATGGAAGAGCATGCGGGCGCTAAATTATTCAATTGGAAAGCGATTTCGGCGGATCAGCTGATGGAATACGATTCCGATTATCTACTTGTCGTGCTTCGGTCAGGCGTAATGGCGCGGGAGAATTGGAGACAGCTTGCGACCCATTCCGGTTATCTTCAGCATAAGGCGGTTCGCCGCAATCGGGTTCATTTTCTGGACTGGGACAGATGGGTTGTATACGCGCCAATGTCCATCGACAACCAGCTGGATGAAGCGGTTGAGCGCTTAACGGGCATGCATTAA